A single Tuberibacillus sp. Marseille-P3662 DNA region contains:
- a CDS encoding alpha/beta hydrolase family protein has protein sequence MEKKRIYYGGNEHQFGDLRLPVGEGPHPVAVVIHGGFWKAEISLDNMTGVANDLTNRGIATWTIEYRRVGHEGGSWPGTFTDASEAVDYLHTLQETYDLDLNRVITIGHSAGGHLALWTAGRHRLPAASEVNVADHPVRLKAAISLAGVNDLRMMHEVHRIRDARNPQAGTDPVANLMGGSPDDVAERYAAASPSELLPLGDVKQVLIHGALDINVPVGISSSYHREAEELDDEVKMIELPTVEHFKLIDPNSEAWQVIAKEVRVLLF, from the coding sequence ATGGAGAAAAAACGCATTTATTATGGAGGAAATGAACACCAATTTGGCGATTTGCGCTTGCCTGTGGGAGAAGGTCCGCACCCAGTGGCTGTTGTTATTCACGGTGGTTTTTGGAAAGCCGAAATCAGCTTAGATAATATGACGGGTGTCGCCAATGATTTGACAAATCGTGGCATCGCGACATGGACAATTGAATATCGGCGCGTTGGCCATGAAGGCGGCAGTTGGCCAGGGACATTCACTGATGCGAGTGAGGCAGTCGATTATTTACATACTTTACAAGAGACCTATGATCTTGACCTTAATCGAGTCATTACAATCGGCCATTCGGCAGGCGGACATTTGGCCTTATGGACGGCTGGGCGTCACCGTTTGCCCGCAGCAAGTGAAGTGAACGTAGCTGATCACCCCGTTCGCTTAAAAGCAGCGATCAGTCTTGCTGGAGTTAACGATTTGCGCATGATGCATGAGGTGCATCGTATTCGTGATGCGAGGAACCCTCAAGCAGGAACAGATCCTGTCGCTAACTTGATGGGCGGATCTCCAGATGATGTAGCTGAGCGATATGCCGCAGCGTCACCATCGGAATTACTACCGCTTGGTGATGTGAAACAAGTCCTTATCCATGGCGCGCTTGATATCAATGTTCCAGTGGGGATTAGTTCGAGCTATCATCGGGAAGCAGAGGAACTTGATGATGAGGTTAAGATGATTGAGCTTCCGACAGTTGAACATTTTAAGTTGATAGATCCTAATTCGGAAGCATGGCAGGTGATTGCTAAAGAAGTTCGGGTGCTGCTTTTTTAG
- a CDS encoding response regulator transcription factor, translating into MTAILIVEDDAKLAELLEGYLEKYGYQAEVADNFNDVMAIFERIEPQLVLLDVNLPKFDGYYWCRQIRKTSVCPILFISARSEQMDQVMALEHGADDYITKPFNYDVVMAKIRSQLRRAYGEYAQAGGERIHEQSGLTLYPERMEATYEGREVSLSKKEAVLLEALMKQYPKVVNRDSLLEKLWDDESFVDENTLNVNVTRVRKKLKDLGIENGIETVRGEGYRLPTDWKGAR; encoded by the coding sequence GTGACGGCCATCCTCATTGTTGAAGATGATGCTAAATTGGCAGAACTGTTAGAAGGATATCTTGAGAAATATGGTTATCAGGCTGAAGTAGCAGATAACTTTAATGATGTAATGGCTATTTTTGAACGGATCGAACCACAGCTCGTACTACTGGATGTCAACTTACCAAAGTTCGATGGCTATTATTGGTGCCGGCAAATTCGGAAGACATCCGTGTGTCCGATTCTATTTATATCCGCCCGATCTGAGCAAATGGATCAGGTGATGGCTCTTGAACACGGCGCGGATGACTACATCACGAAACCTTTTAACTATGATGTTGTTATGGCGAAAATTCGTAGTCAGCTACGGCGGGCCTATGGTGAATATGCGCAAGCGGGCGGTGAGCGAATTCATGAACAATCCGGATTAACGCTTTATCCTGAGCGGATGGAAGCTACTTATGAAGGTCGTGAAGTTAGCTTATCTAAAAAAGAGGCCGTTCTTCTGGAAGCGTTGATGAAGCAGTATCCTAAGGTGGTTAATCGTGATTCTTTATTAGAAAAACTGTGGGATGATGAAAGTTTTGTTGATGAAAACACATTGAATGTTAACGTGACACGCGTGCGAAAAAAATTGAAAGACCTAGGCATTGAGAATGGTATTGAAACCGTTAGAGGTGAGGGTTACCGGCTGCCGACAGATTGGAAAGGAGCCCGCTAA
- a CDS encoding aldo/keto reductase, which yields MPQFGLGVWKMSNDDEVTTAVKAALDAGYTAIDTAAIYKNEEGAGQAIKDSGVRREDIFLTSKVWNDDQGYESTLKAYEASLERLGVNYLDLYLIHWPGVNKYKDTWRALEKLYNDGRVRAIGVSNFHIHHLEELKKDATIKPMVNQVEFHPLLVQEDLRAYCRKQDIQMEAWSPLAQGQLLDNPTLKEIGDKYGKSPAQVIIRWDLQHGVVTIPKSSTPKRIAQNKDVFDFELTEEEIKAIDSLNKNERMGSDPDDFKF from the coding sequence ATGCCGCAATTTGGCCTTGGTGTCTGGAAGATGAGCAATGATGACGAGGTGACCACCGCTGTCAAAGCAGCGCTGGATGCTGGTTATACGGCGATCGACACGGCCGCTATCTACAAAAATGAAGAAGGGGCCGGCCAAGCCATCAAAGACAGTGGAGTCCGCAGAGAGGACATTTTTCTAACATCTAAGGTTTGGAATGATGACCAAGGCTATGAATCAACCTTAAAAGCTTATGAGGCCAGCCTTGAACGTCTAGGTGTCAACTACTTAGATCTCTACCTTATCCATTGGCCGGGCGTTAACAAGTACAAGGATACTTGGCGGGCCTTGGAAAAACTGTACAATGACGGCCGCGTTCGCGCCATTGGTGTCAGCAACTTTCACATTCACCACCTAGAAGAATTGAAGAAAGATGCCACCATCAAACCAATGGTCAACCAAGTCGAGTTCCACCCATTACTTGTCCAAGAGGACCTGCGTGCTTATTGCCGAAAGCAAGACATCCAAATGGAAGCGTGGAGCCCGCTTGCTCAGGGTCAACTGTTAGACAATCCTACACTTAAGGAAATTGGCGACAAATACGGCAAATCACCGGCACAAGTCATCATTCGCTGGGATCTTCAACACGGTGTCGTCACGATTCCGAAGTCATCAACACCTAAGCGGATTGCCCAGAACAAAGATGTGTTTGACTTTGAATTGACAGAAGAAGAAATCAAAGCCATTGATAGCCTGAACAAAAATGAGCGCATGGGTTCCGACCCTGATGATTTTAAGTTCTAA
- a CDS encoding PadR family transcriptional regulator, whose translation MNTLSYGILGMIQTGPCSGYDIMNNLKPFREVKHSQIYRLLSELENEAYVTSKLVEQSGRPNKKIYDITEKGKKEIEEWFFKPNTPATLRDEFVLKAYLIGLKNSEEAKELFRKRIEHLRNKERICKERLEVLQESCEGVLTDFQSLAFGRYILLRQVLHQTYGDIRWCEWVIDLLEKDNINFLNYPF comes from the coding sequence ATGAACACACTTTCATACGGCATACTCGGTATGATTCAGACAGGACCATGCAGTGGTTATGATATTATGAATAATTTAAAGCCTTTTCGGGAGGTCAAGCATAGTCAAATTTACCGATTACTTTCTGAGCTCGAAAATGAAGCGTACGTGACCTCAAAACTCGTTGAACAATCAGGCAGACCCAATAAAAAAATCTATGACATAACAGAAAAAGGCAAGAAGGAAATTGAAGAATGGTTTTTTAAGCCGAATACACCCGCCACACTTCGTGATGAATTTGTATTAAAAGCGTATCTTATCGGATTAAAAAATTCAGAGGAAGCCAAGGAACTGTTTAGGAAAAGAATTGAACATTTAAGAAATAAGGAAAGGATATGTAAAGAGCGCTTGGAGGTCCTACAAGAGTCTTGTGAAGGTGTTCTCACAGACTTTCAATCGCTGGCATTTGGAAGGTACATACTGCTTCGGCAAGTGCTTCATCAAACTTATGGCGACATTCGCTGGTGTGAGTGGGTCATCGACCTATTAGAAAAGGACAATATCAACTTCCTTAACTATCCTTTCTAA
- a CDS encoding EVE domain-containing protein: MIDQKIWFMVASDQAATFRWHHILETQEKQFWSLRKMPRNFKSVHEGDKILCYRSGSVQRGIVGLAEVEEAFNDEGIIVRGIREFNHDIPYYEFKHTQVYQTTEAGRMRNRGTLFAVTEDFAHWIKHRLYEKGDETSAMLLECTE, translated from the coding sequence ATGATCGATCAAAAAATATGGTTCATGGTTGCTTCTGACCAAGCCGCTACTTTTCGTTGGCATCATATCTTGGAAACTCAAGAGAAACAATTTTGGTCGTTGCGGAAAATGCCGCGCAATTTTAAATCCGTCCATGAAGGTGACAAAATTTTATGCTACCGGAGTGGGTCTGTGCAGCGGGGGATTGTTGGATTAGCGGAAGTGGAGGAGGCATTCAATGATGAAGGCATTATTGTCAGAGGTATCCGTGAATTCAATCATGACATTCCTTACTATGAATTTAAACATACACAAGTCTATCAAACAACTGAGGCTGGGCGGATGAGAAACCGGGGGACACTGTTTGCGGTTACCGAAGACTTTGCTCACTGGATCAAGCATCGGTTGTATGAAAAAGGTGATGAGACTTCGGCAATGTTGCTTGAATGTACTGAGTAA
- a CDS encoding sensor histidine kinase — protein MVLFIKEHVSLVILNIVQLFLLFLVYWLGGHQQPLLALYATGLGLFLLAVFIGVRYIKNRAFYHRIEANDSNLEETINVETSGALSQAVKELLQRQYQYYQNQFEQLTNRQRDYYQFVNQWIHQMKTPLSVIELIIQEGDDDRSRDIQAEIDRLSKGLDMALYVARLEDFRQDFRAEKVNLRAVAQNVVTDNKRYFIRHRVYPDIQISEHLTAASDAKWLPFVLNQLVTNAVKYASGSGTKVTIRGYQSDSHNVALEVIDEGIGIPKEDQQRVFRSFYTGENGRRHQASTGMGLYMVEEICDRLNHEVKLTSEVDQGTTVTILMHHASL, from the coding sequence ATGGTCCTTTTTATCAAAGAGCATGTTTCTCTTGTGATTTTGAATATTGTTCAACTGTTTCTCTTATTTCTTGTTTATTGGCTCGGCGGCCATCAACAACCTTTACTAGCCTTGTACGCAACAGGGTTAGGTCTATTTTTATTAGCGGTGTTTATCGGTGTTAGGTATATAAAAAACCGGGCATTTTATCACCGGATTGAGGCGAATGATTCTAACTTGGAAGAGACGATTAACGTTGAAACAAGCGGTGCCCTTAGTCAGGCTGTTAAAGAATTATTACAGCGACAGTATCAATATTATCAAAATCAATTTGAACAGTTAACCAATCGACAGCGCGATTATTATCAATTTGTTAATCAATGGATTCATCAAATGAAGACGCCTTTGTCTGTGATTGAACTGATTATACAGGAGGGAGATGATGACCGGAGCCGTGACATTCAGGCAGAAATTGACCGACTGTCAAAAGGATTGGATATGGCGCTATATGTGGCAAGACTTGAGGACTTTCGGCAAGATTTTCGTGCTGAGAAAGTCAATCTAAGAGCTGTTGCGCAGAATGTTGTGACGGACAATAAACGCTATTTTATTCGTCATCGTGTCTATCCTGACATCCAAATTTCTGAGCATTTGACGGCTGCTTCTGACGCAAAGTGGCTGCCGTTTGTCCTTAATCAACTGGTCACAAATGCGGTAAAGTACGCATCAGGATCAGGGACAAAGGTGACTATAAGAGGTTATCAAAGTGATAGCCATAATGTTGCTTTAGAAGTCATTGATGAAGGCATTGGTATTCCGAAAGAAGATCAGCAAAGGGTATTTCGATCCTTTTACACGGGTGAGAATGGACGGAGGCACCAAGCATCGACAGGTATGGGCCTTTATATGGTTGAAGAAATTTGTGACCGGCTCAATCATGAAGTGAAGCTCACTTCGGAAGTTGACCAAGGGACGACGGTTACGATTTTGATGCATCATGCGTCATTATAA
- a CDS encoding C39 family peptidase has translation MIVVIVGLFVIQLYKILVDQPEKTPEADPLNVPLINQMAEPRLYNGCEVSSLAMILQDAGIHVTKNELNQKIPKVPLTYENGLKGNPNEGFVGDMAEGPGLSVYHGPLVQLARRYADDRVEDLTGSNISQVYQKIDQGIPVWVITTTQFAPVNNMQTWQTPQGKVKITFSVHSVVMTGYSDQYVWINNPYGKKNQRVDRSNFEKAWIQMGRQAIVINQ, from the coding sequence ATGATCGTTGTTATTGTAGGTCTCTTTGTGATTCAATTATATAAAATTTTAGTTGATCAACCCGAAAAGACACCGGAAGCTGACCCCCTTAATGTTCCGCTTATCAACCAGATGGCAGAACCGCGTCTATACAATGGGTGTGAAGTCTCAAGTTTGGCCATGATTTTACAGGACGCAGGTATTCATGTAACCAAAAATGAATTGAATCAAAAAATACCTAAGGTGCCGTTAACTTATGAAAATGGGCTAAAGGGGAATCCTAATGAAGGATTTGTCGGCGATATGGCGGAGGGGCCGGGATTATCGGTCTATCATGGACCGCTTGTACAACTAGCAAGACGGTATGCGGATGATCGGGTGGAAGACTTAACAGGCAGTAACATATCCCAAGTCTATCAAAAAATTGATCAAGGTATACCTGTTTGGGTGATTACAACCACACAATTTGCACCTGTTAATAATATGCAAACGTGGCAGACCCCTCAAGGAAAAGTCAAAATCACATTCAGCGTACACAGTGTTGTAATGACGGGCTATAGTGATCAGTATGTATGGATCAATAATCCTTATGGGAAGAAGAATCAAAGAGTGGACCGATCCAACTTTGAGAAGGCATGGATTCAAATGGGGAGACAAGCGATTGTTATTAACCAATGA
- a CDS encoding winged helix-turn-helix domain-containing protein: MKEVALRFFAQFASVDLLSKTCLHQAYNRFYEYDDFILGTDIPTKYDWQLCQAIVDRGYSSVYLMIKTTPSNEDKSKAKKMGIKDILVDPLLKVQSNVRRENDLFSVLMPAESDDPELIYLGLDVFFNMKQLWVGTEDMNNQLTTLESQLLNMFIKHEGIVLSKDDIAQEIWDGQIEISSVRRLVKRLREKLGSASSLIIGRKEGGYIYIKDS; this comes from the coding sequence ATGAAGGAAGTTGCCTTAAGATTCTTTGCCCAATTTGCCAGTGTTGATCTTTTATCAAAAACCTGTTTGCATCAAGCCTACAACAGGTTTTATGAATATGATGATTTTATTTTAGGGACTGACATACCAACAAAATATGACTGGCAGTTATGCCAAGCAATAGTCGATCGTGGATATTCTTCCGTCTATCTTATGATTAAGACAACGCCTTCTAATGAGGATAAGAGCAAGGCAAAAAAGATGGGTATAAAAGATATATTGGTTGACCCACTGCTTAAGGTCCAATCTAATGTTAGACGTGAAAATGACTTATTCTCGGTTCTTATGCCAGCTGAAAGTGATGACCCGGAATTGATTTATCTCGGATTGGATGTTTTTTTTAATATGAAGCAGCTGTGGGTAGGAACCGAAGACATGAACAATCAACTAACCACCCTCGAAAGTCAACTGCTCAATATGTTCATAAAACATGAGGGAATAGTGTTGAGCAAGGATGACATCGCTCAAGAAATATGGGATGGGCAGATAGAAATTAGCAGTGTTAGAAGGTTGGTCAAGCGTCTAAGAGAAAAATTAGGATCCGCATCCAGTCTTATTATTGGTCGAAAAGAGGGCGGTTACATATATATTAAGGACTCATAA
- a CDS encoding YhgE/Pip domain-containing protein, producing the protein MGALTSLRKELRLMFKRKLLLIATCIILLIPCIYAGLFVWSYWDPYSKTDELPIGVVNQDTGTTMDDKSITIGNDLSGQLQDNDDLNVSVISEDQAEKGLKDHDYYMIVRIPEHFSKNAMSALKDHTKKAKLKIVPNEGFNYTAATISTSAMKQVKERVANNITHSYTKALLKAQKQIGNGVSELADGGQQLNQGVSSAEQGTERLHKNISQLAQGTLQFNQGMNQLSSNIQSAETSASKLTAGTQDLSQGLGELEKGSQHLADRTQLSSEKSIELKDGIQQLLNMTGNVNHQVVQENKNEQTHASQLKSKVDHLTTSVKEADEGFNQIRSKMSKHVQKMKDMIKNNESLSKKEKQQMLSQFENFQSQVNQTAHQADMSENEVASSSKAIKQEVQSLTSGDQSLVKGLGKLKAGQKQLLKNAETFSDRQKQLATGAKDLNDGIHSSEKGADQLVDGSKALSSGLAQLTNGTTDLSQSSSKLLNGAQQLNHGSSKLSNGLDNLDQGSNDLSSGLNKMNEKVNDQDIHVDRSSNAMSDPVKLDEEPIHHVSEYGPAFAPYFLALGLYVGMFLFCSVFPLSTFLYARSSFSWFFGKMGVLFIVGALQAVILDGLMLLMGIHVDSIIHFILFTILTCWSFAAILLFINTALGSIGRFVSMALLILQLTASAGSFPLEMLPTFFQKLNPWIPMSYAILGFKSIISAKNNSVLVNSMYALIAFLIIGMLLSLCFYVFRYKKEHKPADPSIEADTATTS; encoded by the coding sequence ATGGGCGCCTTGACCTCATTGAGGAAAGAACTGCGGTTAATGTTCAAGCGTAAGTTACTATTGATCGCTACATGTATCATCTTGCTCATACCTTGCATATATGCTGGTTTATTTGTGTGGTCCTATTGGGACCCATATAGCAAAACTGATGAACTTCCTATAGGCGTTGTTAACCAGGATACGGGAACAACGATGGATGACAAGTCCATTACGATCGGTAATGATTTAAGTGGTCAATTACAAGATAACGATGACTTAAATGTGTCCGTTATTAGTGAAGACCAAGCTGAAAAAGGGTTAAAAGATCATGATTACTATATGATCGTACGTATTCCTGAGCATTTTTCTAAAAATGCGATGAGCGCTTTAAAAGATCATACAAAGAAAGCTAAGTTAAAGATTGTTCCGAATGAAGGATTCAACTATACGGCGGCTACGATTAGCACTTCTGCGATGAAGCAAGTGAAAGAACGAGTGGCTAATAATATAACACATTCCTATACAAAAGCTTTATTAAAGGCGCAAAAACAGATCGGGAATGGCGTATCAGAGCTAGCTGATGGAGGACAGCAATTAAATCAGGGAGTGAGTAGTGCTGAACAGGGGACAGAACGTTTGCACAAGAATATCTCTCAACTCGCACAAGGGACACTGCAATTCAATCAAGGAATGAATCAACTGTCCTCAAACATTCAGTCAGCCGAGACGAGTGCGTCTAAGCTGACAGCTGGAACCCAAGATCTTAGTCAGGGACTTGGAGAATTAGAAAAGGGAAGCCAACACCTTGCAGATCGTACGCAATTATCGAGTGAAAAATCGATTGAATTAAAGGATGGTATTCAGCAATTATTGAACATGACAGGGAATGTCAATCATCAGGTTGTTCAGGAAAACAAAAATGAACAAACTCATGCCAGTCAATTAAAATCGAAAGTAGATCACTTAACTACTAGTGTGAAGGAAGCGGATGAAGGTTTTAATCAAATTCGTTCAAAAATGTCAAAGCACGTTCAAAAGATGAAAGACATGATTAAAAATAATGAGTCCTTGTCTAAAAAAGAAAAACAACAAATGCTTTCTCAATTTGAGAATTTCCAATCTCAGGTTAATCAGACAGCCCATCAGGCTGATATGTCAGAGAATGAGGTGGCATCATCATCGAAGGCCATCAAACAAGAAGTTCAATCTCTCACGTCCGGAGATCAATCCCTTGTAAAAGGACTCGGAAAATTGAAAGCGGGTCAGAAACAATTGCTTAAAAATGCTGAAACATTTTCTGATCGCCAAAAGCAACTAGCAACTGGGGCGAAAGATTTAAATGACGGTATTCATTCTTCGGAAAAGGGAGCAGACCAATTAGTTGATGGAAGCAAGGCGCTTTCGAGTGGGTTGGCTCAATTAACGAATGGTACAACGGACCTTTCTCAATCATCTTCAAAACTATTAAACGGAGCCCAACAGCTTAATCATGGCTCTTCAAAGCTATCAAATGGCTTAGATAATCTTGATCAAGGGTCAAATGATTTGTCATCCGGTTTAAACAAGATGAATGAAAAGGTCAATGATCAAGATATTCATGTCGATCGTTCTTCCAATGCAATGTCCGACCCTGTGAAGTTGGACGAAGAACCGATTCATCATGTTTCTGAATACGGTCCGGCTTTCGCACCTTATTTCCTAGCTTTAGGCTTGTATGTAGGGATGTTTTTATTCTGTTCTGTATTTCCGTTATCGACCTTTTTATATGCGCGATCTTCATTTAGCTGGTTTTTTGGCAAAATGGGGGTTTTATTCATTGTCGGTGCTTTACAAGCGGTGATTTTAGATGGATTAATGTTGCTTATGGGGATACACGTAGACAGTATCATTCATTTTATTTTGTTTACGATTTTAACCTGTTGGTCATTTGCTGCGATTTTATTATTCATCAATACTGCCCTTGGGTCGATTGGTAGATTTGTATCGATGGCATTGCTCATTTTGCAGTTGACGGCGTCTGCGGGGTCCTTTCCCTTAGAAATGTTGCCAACCTTTTTCCAAAAGTTGAATCCTTGGATACCGATGAGTTATGCCATTCTTGGCTTTAAATCAATCATCTCAGCAAAAAATAATTCTGTTTTAGTGAACAGTATGTACGCTTTGATTGCTTTCTTGATCATTGGAATGTTGCTATCACTCTGCTTTTATGTGTTCCGGTATAAAAAAGAGCATAAACCCGCTGATCCTAGTATAGAGGCAGACACAGCGACAACGTCATGA
- a CDS encoding PH domain-containing protein: MFGKVASDVLGLSDVGSVIKPEDYDKVDADDYVMHEDGEKIYFLIKSKSDEYCFTNRALIHVDGTSATSKKRVLHRYDYQINHFSQIALETAGTVDLDVEVTFKVGEVVLSIDVHKKYLEELKDLYKALLKIEEITRDNSTYLDYARQSLELASATLSYNRSTESKLADEFQTINEHAFSWLSEAKDKYNLKDFGDVFERYINN; encoded by the coding sequence ATGTTTGGGAAAGTTGCATCTGACGTTCTCGGGTTAAGTGACGTTGGGAGCGTCATCAAACCGGAAGATTACGATAAAGTTGACGCTGACGATTATGTGATGCACGAAGATGGCGAGAAAATCTATTTTTTAATCAAATCAAAATCAGATGAATACTGTTTCACTAATAGAGCGCTGATTCACGTGGATGGCACGAGTGCCACTAGCAAGAAACGTGTGCTACACCGCTATGACTATCAAATCAACCATTTTTCACAAATCGCTTTGGAAACGGCCGGAACCGTCGACCTTGATGTCGAAGTGACGTTCAAAGTTGGCGAAGTTGTCCTATCCATTGATGTGCACAAAAAGTATTTAGAAGAATTAAAAGATCTATATAAAGCTTTACTCAAAATCGAAGAAATCACAAGAGATAACAGCACCTATCTAGACTATGCTAGACAAAGTCTTGAGTTAGCATCAGCAACGTTAAGCTACAACCGCAGCACAGAGAGTAAGTTGGCGGATGAATTCCAAACTATCAATGAACACGCTTTTAGCTGGTTGTCTGAAGCTAAAGACAAATACAACCTTAAAGATTTTGGCGACGTATTTGAGCGATATATTAATAACTAG